A genome region from Nitrospira sp. includes the following:
- a CDS encoding NAD-dependent epimerase, whose amino-acid sequence MGSAQGVVLVTGAAGFIGSHVARRLLDRGDTVLGLDNLNDYYDVRLKEARLARLRSHPQFQFVKLDLSDRAAIAALFEQHPIRRVVHLAAQAGVRYSLVNPHAYTASNIDGFLNILEGCRHHKAEHLVYASTSSVYGGHTKMPFSVHDNVDHPVSLYAATKKANELMAHCYAHLYRFPITGLRFFTVYGPWGRPDMALFLFTKAILEGKPIDVFNHGKMQRDFTYVDDIAEGVLRTLDRPAQADPGWASDNPDPGSSSAPYRLYNIGNHQPVELLRFIEVLEHTLGKKAEKNFLPLQAGDVPATYADVADLMRDTGFKPATSIEPGIARFVEWYREYYKV is encoded by the coding sequence ATGGGGTCTGCACAGGGTGTTGTGCTCGTCACCGGCGCTGCCGGGTTCATCGGGTCGCATGTAGCCAGGCGGTTGCTCGATCGTGGCGATACCGTACTTGGCCTGGATAATCTGAACGACTACTACGATGTCCGGCTCAAAGAGGCGCGCCTCGCGCGGCTCCGTTCGCATCCGCAATTTCAGTTCGTGAAGCTGGACCTCTCCGATCGCGCCGCAATCGCCGCGTTGTTCGAGCAACATCCCATTCGGCGCGTGGTCCATCTGGCGGCACAGGCCGGGGTCCGGTATTCACTGGTGAATCCCCATGCCTATACGGCGAGCAATATCGATGGGTTCCTGAATATTCTGGAAGGCTGCCGTCATCATAAGGCCGAGCATCTAGTGTATGCCTCCACGAGTTCCGTCTATGGCGGTCACACGAAGATGCCCTTCTCGGTGCATGACAATGTCGATCATCCCGTGTCGCTCTATGCCGCTACGAAGAAGGCCAATGAGCTGATGGCCCATTGTTATGCGCACCTCTACCGATTCCCGATCACGGGATTGCGTTTCTTTACCGTCTACGGGCCATGGGGACGACCGGACATGGCGCTCTTTCTGTTTACGAAGGCCATTCTCGAAGGCAAGCCGATCGATGTGTTCAATCACGGCAAAATGCAGCGCGACTTCACCTACGTCGACGATATTGCCGAAGGGGTCTTGCGCACGCTCGACCGGCCGGCGCAGGCAGATCCAGGCTGGGCGAGTGATAACCCTGATCCGGGCAGCAGCTCCGCTCCCTACCGGCTCTACAACATCGGCAATCACCAGCCGGTTGAGCTGTTGCGGTTTATCGAGGTGCTGGAACACACGCTCGGCAAGAAGGCCGAAAAGAACTTCCTTCCCCTCCAAGCAGGGGACGTGCCGGCCACCTATGCCGATGTCGCGGATCTCATGCGTGATACGGGCTTCAAACCCGCCACGTCCATCGAGCCCGGTATTGCGCGTTTCGTCGAGTGGTATCGCGAGTATTACAAGGTGTGA
- a CDS encoding VOC family protein — protein MPTHRGLRHLALRVTNLTRSRAFYERFLSMSVVWEPDPDNVYFSSGSDNLALHQIAPAELAQYQPLRGQLLDHVGVVMESPAHVDDMYRDVQQDGARYGATIAKPPKQHRDGSYSFYFTDPDGNVIQALYEPTISRMKFQSPA, from the coding sequence GTGCCGACCCATCGAGGCTTGCGACATCTGGCCCTTCGCGTGACCAATCTTACGCGCTCGCGCGCCTTCTATGAACGCTTTCTGTCCATGAGCGTGGTGTGGGAGCCCGATCCGGACAATGTGTATTTCAGCTCGGGATCCGACAACCTGGCCCTGCATCAGATCGCGCCTGCCGAGCTGGCTCAGTATCAGCCGTTGCGCGGACAGTTGCTCGATCACGTCGGGGTGGTGATGGAAAGCCCGGCCCACGTGGATGACATGTATCGGGACGTTCAACAGGATGGGGCACGCTACGGAGCCACCATCGCCAAGCCTCCTAAGCAACATCGTGACGGCAGCTACTCCTTCTACTTTACCGACCCGGATGGAAACGTCATCCAGGCCTTGTATGAACCAACCATCAGCCGTATGAAGTTCCAGTCTCCTGCCTGA
- a CDS encoding SUMF1/EgtB/PvdO family nonheme iron enzyme, with protein MLARSVLAAVMALIGFTGTGSQAFAAEPAAFPKEVTGKDGAPLVLVPAGSYPMGVPTGDRDGGRDEYPRHVIEITDFYIDKYEVTNGRYLEFVKATNHRVPQNPKNPTRNLWEGTGIPASLTDRPVINVDWADADAYCKWAGRRLPREAEWEKAAKGNNDWRFPWGNVEPTDKHLNFNQKWIGEKTLMPVGSYEKGKSPYGVYDVAGNVWEWVNDWYDSKYYEKSPDKNPPGPESGEKKVIRGAGWQNETPTVRIFTRVDSDPTMRNESTGFRCAMDAK; from the coding sequence ATGTTGGCACGATCCGTCCTCGCAGCAGTGATGGCACTCATTGGATTCACTGGTACAGGCTCGCAGGCGTTTGCGGCGGAGCCGGCGGCCTTTCCCAAAGAAGTAACCGGAAAAGACGGCGCCCCGCTGGTCCTGGTTCCGGCCGGCTCGTATCCCATGGGTGTGCCGACCGGGGACCGGGACGGTGGACGCGATGAATATCCCCGACACGTCATCGAGATCACCGACTTCTATATCGACAAATATGAAGTGACGAATGGACGCTACCTGGAATTCGTGAAGGCCACGAATCATCGTGTTCCCCAGAACCCCAAAAACCCCACGCGTAATCTCTGGGAGGGCACCGGCATTCCCGCCTCTCTGACCGACCGCCCCGTGATCAACGTCGATTGGGCCGATGCCGATGCCTACTGCAAGTGGGCCGGCAGGCGGTTGCCGCGAGAAGCCGAATGGGAGAAAGCCGCCAAGGGCAACAACGACTGGCGCTTCCCTTGGGGCAATGTGGAACCCACCGACAAACACCTCAATTTCAACCAGAAGTGGATCGGCGAGAAGACGCTCATGCCGGTGGGCAGCTACGAGAAAGGAAAGAGTCCCTACGGCGTCTATGACGTGGCCGGCAATGTGTGGGAATGGGTCAACGACTGGTATGACTCCAAGTACTACGAAAAGAGCCCGGACAAGAATCCTCCGGGTCCGGAAAGCGGCGAGAAAAAGGTCATTCGAGGGGCCGGCTGGCAGAATGAAACGCCCACAGTCCGGATCTTTACCCGCGTAGACAGCGATCCGACGATGAGAAATGAATCAACCGGATTTCGATGCGCGATGGACGCCAAGTAA
- a CDS encoding uroporphyrinogen-III synthase: MRDGRQVTQPAGQSVVEARRTMTGTGFNGLTVAAFESRMATEMMRLIERHGGKPLVAPALREIPLEDNSAALQFGEQLLTDGLDVLVLMTGAGTTTLFDILHSSHSQDTIKGALKETVLIARGPKPVAALKALGLHPTLTVPEPNTWADVISTLDAHRPVTGLRVAVQEYGLPNRELLEALTQRGAQVIPVPVYRWALPEDTAPLKQVIRQILAGQVQVLLITNAAQIDHVMQVVEQEGQSAQFKQASKGLVIASIGPTASERIRSHGLPVDFEPSHGKMGILVKETSEQAHAILLNKKGAQA, encoded by the coding sequence ATGCGCGATGGACGCCAAGTAACTCAACCGGCTGGGCAGTCGGTGGTTGAGGCACGACGTACGATGACCGGCACAGGGTTTAACGGACTGACCGTCGCCGCATTTGAATCGCGCATGGCGACAGAGATGATGCGGTTGATCGAGCGCCACGGCGGCAAGCCGTTGGTGGCGCCGGCCCTGCGCGAAATTCCGTTGGAGGACAACTCTGCCGCACTGCAGTTCGGCGAGCAGCTCCTGACCGACGGTCTCGATGTGCTGGTCCTGATGACCGGGGCCGGCACCACCACCCTGTTTGACATCCTACACAGCAGTCATTCCCAAGATACGATCAAGGGCGCTCTAAAAGAGACGGTGCTTATTGCGCGCGGGCCCAAACCGGTGGCCGCACTCAAAGCCCTGGGCCTCCACCCGACGTTGACGGTACCGGAGCCCAATACCTGGGCGGATGTCATCTCCACATTGGACGCCCACCGGCCGGTCACAGGGTTACGTGTGGCGGTGCAAGAATACGGGCTACCGAACCGCGAATTGCTGGAGGCGTTGACCCAGCGCGGAGCCCAGGTGATTCCAGTGCCTGTCTACCGCTGGGCGCTCCCGGAAGATACCGCTCCGCTCAAACAGGTCATTAGGCAGATTCTGGCCGGGCAGGTACAGGTGCTGCTGATTACCAATGCGGCCCAGATCGATCATGTGATGCAGGTCGTGGAACAGGAAGGGCAGTCGGCGCAGTTCAAACAAGCCAGTAAGGGACTGGTCATCGCCTCCATCGGCCCCACGGCCAGCGAGCGCATTCGCAGCCACGGCTTGCCGGTAGATTTCGAGCCTTCGCACGGCAAGATGGGCATTCTGGTGAAGGAAACGAGCGAGCAGGCCCACGCCATCTTACTGAACAAGAAAGGAGCACAAGCCTAA